The following are encoded together in the Nocardioides sp. Arc9.136 genome:
- a CDS encoding pyruvoyl-dependent arginine decarboxylase, producing the protein MTTRLEITVRAATGTGRTPLAAYDHALLNAGVGNLNLIKLSSVIPPHSTVRVLEDPAAEVLAGGHGDKLYCVESASFAEHSGETVWAGLGWTRDHTTGGLFVEHHGGSEESLLEQITFSLHDMDVNRGGGYGPVEHATASAHCVDRPVCALVVAAYSVEDWSPKESTRG; encoded by the coding sequence GTGACCACCCGACTCGAGATCACGGTCCGCGCAGCAACCGGGACCGGCCGCACGCCGCTGGCGGCGTACGACCACGCCCTTCTCAACGCCGGCGTCGGCAACCTCAACCTGATCAAGCTCTCCTCGGTCATCCCGCCGCACAGCACTGTGCGGGTGCTGGAGGACCCCGCGGCCGAGGTCCTCGCCGGCGGCCACGGCGACAAGCTCTACTGCGTGGAGTCGGCCTCCTTCGCCGAGCACAGCGGCGAGACCGTCTGGGCCGGCCTCGGCTGGACGCGGGACCACACGACCGGCGGCCTCTTCGTGGAGCACCACGGCGGCAGCGAGGAGTCCCTGCTCGAGCAGATCACCTTCAGCCTCCACGACATGGACGTCAACCGCGGCGGCGGCTACGGGCCGGTCGAGCACGCCACCGCGTCCGCGCACTGCGTGGACCGGCCGGTCTGCGCGCTGGTCGTGGCGGCGTACTCCGTCGAGGACTGGTCGCCCAAGGAGAGCACCCGTGGCTGA
- a CDS encoding response regulator, which produces MPRALVVDDDDSIREITQLALEVVAGWEVVTADGGQLAIEMADEHLPDVIVLDLMMPDMDGLTTFRHLQAQQSTAHIPVVLLTAKVQVGDRQLWDEMAVAGVISKPFDPMSLAGEISTMLGWA; this is translated from the coding sequence ATGCCGCGCGCCCTCGTCGTCGACGACGACGACTCGATCCGCGAGATCACCCAGCTGGCCCTCGAGGTCGTGGCCGGCTGGGAGGTCGTGACCGCCGACGGCGGTCAGCTCGCCATCGAGATGGCCGACGAGCACCTGCCCGACGTCATCGTGCTGGACCTGATGATGCCCGACATGGACGGACTGACGACCTTCCGCCACCTGCAGGCCCAGCAGTCCACCGCGCACATCCCCGTGGTGCTGCTGACCGCCAAGGTGCAGGTGGGCGACCGTCAGCTCTGGGACGAGATGGCCGTGGCCGGCGTCATCTCCAAGCCGTTCGACCCCATGAGCCTCGCCGGCGAGATCTCCACGATGCTCGGCTGGGCCTGA